A window of the bacterium genome harbors these coding sequences:
- a CDS encoding LytTR family transcriptional regulator DNA-binding domain-containing protein: MQKSKITTIIIDDEKLAREITKGYLKNHPEVEILAECSNGFDAIKKINELKPDIIFLDIQMPKISGFEMLELLEEPPVIIFTTAFDHYAIKAFEVNAADYLLKPFSEDRFNDALKKSFNFLQDKFEHDAVIKNIIDYKDEKIEYLERVVIKEGSKISIIPVETIKWLEAQDDYVMINCDQGRFLKQKTMKFFENHLNENNFIRIHRSYIINVDFIQHLEQTGKESYQIILKNNKQLPVSKTGLAKLRNTL; this comes from the coding sequence ATGCAAAAAAGTAAAATCACTACCATCATAATCGACGATGAAAAGCTAGCCCGCGAAATAACAAAGGGCTATTTGAAGAATCACCCCGAAGTTGAAATACTTGCCGAATGTTCAAATGGATTTGACGCGATAAAAAAGATCAACGAACTTAAGCCCGATATTATTTTCCTAGATATACAGATGCCGAAGATAAGCGGATTCGAAATGCTTGAACTCCTCGAAGAACCTCCTGTAATTATCTTCACAACTGCTTTTGATCATTATGCAATTAAAGCATTTGAAGTTAATGCTGCAGATTATCTCCTAAAACCTTTCTCCGAAGATCGATTCAATGATGCACTGAAAAAATCTTTCAACTTCCTGCAGGATAAATTTGAGCACGACGCAGTTATCAAGAATATTATCGATTATAAAGATGAAAAGATCGAGTATCTTGAACGAGTCGTTATAAAAGAAGGATCAAAGATTTCGATCATTCCGGTAGAAACAATAAAATGGCTTGAGGCACAGGATGATTATGTTATGATCAATTGCGATCAGGGAAGATTCCTCAAACAAAAGACAATGAAGTTTTTTGAAAACCATCTTAATGAAAATAACTTCATCAGAATTCATCGTTCCTACATAATCAATGTAGATTTTATACAACACCTTGAACAAACAGGGAAAGAATCCTACCAAATTATTCTCAAAAACAACAAGCAGCTGCCTGTTAGTAAGACGGGATTGGCAAAATTGAGGAATACACTCTAA
- a CDS encoding S46 family peptidase, producing the protein MNFSSSYSRLLISITLIVSLYYPYSHSQSSDWLNLDTIKAGKFDTGKMWTFEYPPTKYFEEEYGFTPDKDWYEHVQLATLKFADYCSASFVSEDGLIMTNHHCARESVTEIISDGEDFHKDGFIAWELLEEKPVPGLYVEQCIGIEDVTEEIQSALETAQSDSERISIESQKIIEIESRYEQNEKTFAKVIPLYFDGKYSLYVYKRYNDVRLVFAPEAQAGYFGGDYDNFTYPRYNLDCSFFRVYDEGIPLKVDHYFKWSKSGAEEGELVFVPGNPASTNRLSTVAQLEYARDNIYPQTIQLVDSFIEFLQGIIKEDPESANYLNDQLLNYYNSRKAYKGMLDGLRNPVLMQKKKAFENELRSKVQSDEELNKKYGTIWTDIENVIGEMRSLSAKQSAISYDNYDSPEYFMIASQLIGLADEMKLAETDSSYAYTEDELDEFISTLLPEDFDFEKNKELLKNKIDVLHTEFGDVEFLNKFTNGKKGEEAVEDILSRTYLSSAERIKEIVSNGPDAVLNSVDPFIEFVKFSDEESKSISARIDELAAREATAIQKLGRALFEVYGTSIPPDATFTLRISDGIVKGFDYNGTIAPPITTFYGILDRYYSFDGEFPWNLHERWLDAPEEFDFSTPFNFVATNDVVGGNSGSPIINKDSEIVGVSFDGNIQSLPGDFIYDPEVNRSVGVHSAGMLEAIKDLYEFERLAEELDAGGISK; encoded by the coding sequence ATGAATTTCTCTTCTTCTTACTCACGACTTTTAATTTCCATAACTTTAATTGTTTCACTTTATTATCCATACTCACACTCACAAAGCTCAGATTGGCTCAATCTCGATACAATTAAAGCCGGAAAATTTGATACCGGGAAGATGTGGACTTTCGAATATCCACCCACAAAATATTTCGAAGAAGAATATGGATTCACTCCCGATAAAGATTGGTACGAACATGTTCAACTTGCTACTTTAAAGTTTGCCGATTACTGTTCTGCGTCATTCGTTTCTGAAGATGGATTGATAATGACGAATCATCACTGTGCAAGAGAAAGTGTTACTGAAATTATTAGCGATGGAGAAGATTTTCACAAAGATGGATTCATTGCCTGGGAACTGTTAGAGGAGAAACCTGTCCCTGGATTATATGTTGAGCAGTGTATCGGAATTGAAGATGTTACCGAGGAAATTCAGTCAGCACTTGAGACTGCACAATCAGACAGTGAAAGAATATCTATTGAGTCACAAAAAATAATTGAGATTGAAAGTCGTTACGAACAAAATGAAAAAACATTTGCGAAAGTTATTCCACTTTATTTTGACGGAAAGTATTCGCTTTACGTTTACAAAAGATATAATGATGTAAGACTTGTGTTCGCTCCTGAAGCACAAGCAGGCTATTTCGGCGGTGATTATGATAACTTCACTTATCCCAGATACAATCTCGATTGTTCTTTCTTCCGGGTTTATGATGAAGGAATTCCGCTAAAAGTTGATCATTATTTTAAATGGAGTAAAAGCGGAGCCGAAGAAGGAGAATTAGTTTTTGTTCCGGGCAATCCGGCCTCAACAAATCGGCTTAGCACGGTTGCACAACTTGAATACGCGAGAGATAACATTTACCCACAGACAATTCAACTGGTTGACAGCTTTATTGAATTCCTGCAGGGAATAATCAAAGAAGATCCCGAATCGGCAAATTATCTCAATGATCAATTGCTGAATTATTACAACTCAAGAAAAGCGTACAAAGGGATGCTCGATGGTTTAAGAAATCCTGTGCTGATGCAGAAGAAAAAAGCTTTTGAGAATGAGCTCCGAAGTAAAGTCCAGTCGGATGAAGAGCTGAATAAAAAATACGGAACCATCTGGACAGACATAGAAAATGTTATCGGTGAAATGAGAAGCTTATCGGCAAAACAGTCAGCAATTTCATATGATAATTATGATTCACCGGAATATTTTATGATTGCAAGTCAGCTTATCGGACTCGCTGATGAAATGAAGCTTGCTGAAACAGATTCATCTTATGCCTACACAGAAGATGAACTGGATGAATTTATCAGCACATTGCTGCCAGAAGATTTCGACTTTGAAAAGAATAAGGAACTGTTAAAAAATAAAATTGATGTCTTACATACTGAGTTTGGAGATGTTGAATTCTTAAACAAATTCACTAATGGTAAAAAAGGGGAAGAAGCAGTTGAAGATATTCTTTCCCGCACTTATTTAAGTTCAGCAGAAAGAATAAAAGAGATTGTTTCTAACGGACCGGATGCAGTTCTGAACAGCGTTGATCCTTTTATTGAATTCGTAAAATTCTCTGATGAAGAATCAAAATCAATTTCTGCACGAATAGATGAGCTTGCTGCACGTGAAGCGACAGCGATCCAAAAACTAGGAAGAGCATTATTTGAAGTTTACGGAACTTCAATTCCTCCGGATGCAACATTTACTTTGCGAATTTCCGATGGAATAGTAAAAGGCTTTGATTACAACGGAACGATTGCACCTCCAATCACAACATTTTACGGGATTCTTGACCGTTATTATTCTTTTGATGGAGAGTTTCCGTGGAATCTGCACGAACGCTGGCTTGATGCACCGGAAGAATTTGATTTCTCGACTCCGTTTAATTTTGTAGCAACGAATGATGTTGTCGGAGGAAACTCTGGAAGCCCTATAATTAATAAAGATTCAGAGATAGTCGGCGTTTCGTTCGACGGAAATATCCAGAGCCTGCCGGGAGATTTTATTTACGATCCCGAAGTGAACAGGTCTGTTGGTGTTCATTCTGCCGGAATGCTGGAAGCAATTAAAGATTTATATGAGTTTGAAAGACTTGCGGAAGAGTTAGACGCCGGAGGGATTAGCAAATAG
- a CDS encoding AmpG family muropeptide MFS transporter encodes MKNKREERNPWLWIPSLYLAEGLPYVVVMTVSVIMYKRLEISNTEIALYTSWLYLPWVIKPFWSPAVDLLKTKRFWIIIMQLFIGVGLAGVAFTLPTEKFFQYTLAFFWLLAFSSATHDIAADGFYMLGLKQHQQAYFVGIRSTFYRIAMLAGQGLLVILAGHLEESSGKIHFAWQITFLILSVLFVLFFIYHLLILPKPKSDSPREKVEIKHFITEFLKTFISFFRKKEILIIVLFILLYRFAEAQLVKMASPFLLDSKEVGGLGLSTGDVGFVYGTVGVIALSLGGILGGIVASKKGLKFWIWWMLIAINLPDLVYVYLAATQTSNFILINICVAVEQFGYGFGFTAFMLYLIYVSEGEYKTAHYAIATGLMALGMMLHGMISGWIQEQVGYLNFFIWVCISTIPAFIITKFLKIDPEFGKKNSASSENN; translated from the coding sequence ATGAAAAATAAAAGAGAAGAAAGAAATCCCTGGCTGTGGATTCCCTCTCTTTATCTTGCCGAAGGTCTTCCGTATGTTGTTGTGATGACTGTATCGGTCATTATGTATAAACGACTCGAAATTTCAAACACAGAAATCGCACTTTATACAAGCTGGCTTTATCTGCCTTGGGTAATAAAACCTTTCTGGAGTCCCGCTGTTGACCTGCTGAAGACAAAAAGATTCTGGATAATAATTATGCAGCTTTTTATCGGGGTTGGACTTGCCGGAGTTGCATTCACACTTCCAACAGAAAAATTTTTCCAATACACGCTTGCATTTTTCTGGCTGCTCGCTTTCAGCTCTGCAACTCACGACATCGCAGCAGATGGTTTTTATATGCTCGGTTTGAAGCAGCATCAGCAGGCATATTTTGTAGGGATAAGATCCACATTTTACAGAATTGCAATGTTAGCCGGACAGGGATTACTAGTAATTCTCGCCGGACATCTGGAAGAAAGTTCTGGCAAGATTCATTTTGCGTGGCAGATCACTTTTTTAATCCTCTCAGTTTTATTCGTTCTGTTTTTCATTTATCATTTACTTATTCTTCCCAAACCAAAAAGTGATTCACCAAGAGAGAAAGTCGAGATCAAACATTTCATTACTGAATTTCTCAAAACATTTATCTCTTTCTTCAGGAAGAAAGAAATTTTAATAATTGTTTTATTTATACTTCTCTACCGATTTGCTGAAGCACAGCTTGTTAAAATGGCTTCTCCTTTTTTACTTGATAGTAAAGAAGTCGGCGGACTTGGTCTTTCAACAGGCGATGTAGGATTTGTTTACGGAACTGTCGGAGTAATTGCACTTTCACTCGGTGGAATTCTTGGTGGAATTGTCGCATCAAAGAAAGGATTAAAATTCTGGATTTGGTGGATGCTGATTGCAATCAATTTACCTGATCTTGTCTATGTTTACCTCGCTGCAACTCAAACATCAAATTTTATTTTAATAAATATTTGTGTGGCGGTTGAGCAGTTTGGCTACGGTTTTGGATTTACTGCGTTTATGCTTTATCTCATTTACGTATCTGAGGGAGAATACAAAACTGCTCACTACGCAATTGCAACAGGATTGATGGCTCTTGGAATGATGCTTCACGGAATGATCAGCGGATGGATACAGGAACAGGTTGGTTATTTGAATTTCTTTATCTGGGTTTGTATCTCAACGATTCCAGCGTTCATAATAACAAAATTTCTTAAGATTGATCCGGAATTCGGGAAGAAGAATTCAGCATCATCGGAAAATAATTGA
- a CDS encoding histidine kinase gives MQDNPILRNFRNIVILFLYSVSFAVISFLILFFGLQLDLYSSIVESLVSSILLSGLTIIWHYPAKYISIEQYHLLKVFFSHLVSAVISSGLWVLLIYIVMVTVFNFGTTYENYFYKTILWRFLVGFLLYAIVVSFYYLVSYYSELQERSLKESELKNLVTQAELKSLKFQINPHFIFNSLNSMSALTEIDPKKAKEMIIKLADFLRYILATNEREKNKLSEELKNIRLYLDIEKIRFEDKFDYSEEMNEECNKAEIPNMILQPLFENVIKHAVYETFDKVLLTLKCSFEEGYLKIQLINNFDESSRPRKGAGVGLKNINDRLNLIYRRNDLMEVKKEKGIFSVTLFIPCEDQTKSEEIISNAKK, from the coding sequence ATGCAAGACAATCCGATATTAAGGAACTTCAGAAACATTGTCATTCTGTTTCTCTATTCAGTTTCGTTTGCTGTTATCAGTTTCCTGATTTTGTTCTTCGGACTCCAGCTCGATCTGTACTCATCAATCGTTGAAAGCCTGGTTTCTTCTATTCTGTTATCCGGACTTACAATTATCTGGCATTATCCTGCAAAATACATTTCCATTGAACAGTATCATCTCTTAAAAGTATTCTTCAGCCATTTGGTTAGTGCAGTAATTTCTTCAGGTTTATGGGTATTATTAATTTACATTGTAATGGTCACGGTTTTTAATTTTGGAACGACTTACGAAAACTATTTCTATAAAACTATTCTGTGGCGTTTTCTTGTTGGATTTCTGCTTTATGCAATTGTGGTTTCATTCTATTACTTAGTTTCTTACTATTCCGAACTGCAGGAAAGATCATTAAAGGAATCAGAATTAAAAAATCTGGTTACACAGGCAGAACTAAAATCACTGAAGTTTCAGATTAATCCCCATTTCATTTTTAATAGTTTGAATTCGATGAGCGCTTTAACAGAAATCGATCCCAAAAAAGCAAAAGAGATGATAATCAAGCTTGCAGATTTTCTTAGGTATATTCTCGCAACAAATGAAAGAGAGAAGAACAAGCTAAGTGAAGAATTGAAGAATATCAGACTTTATCTTGATATTGAAAAGATACGATTTGAAGATAAGTTTGATTACTCGGAAGAAATGAATGAAGAATGCAATAAAGCTGAAATCCCGAATATGATTCTTCAGCCGTTGTTTGAGAATGTGATTAAGCACGCTGTATATGAAACTTTTGATAAAGTACTTTTGACTTTAAAATGCAGCTTTGAGGAAGGATATTTGAAAATTCAATTGATCAATAATTTTGATGAGTCATCCAGACCAAGAAAAGGTGCGGGAGTTGGTTTGAAAAATATAAACGACAGGTTAAATCTTATTTACCGCCGAAATGACCTTATGGAAGTAAAAAAAGAAAAAGGTATTTTTAGTGTAACTTTATTTATTCCCTGTGAAGATCAAACTAAATCCGAAGAAATAATCTCAAATGCAAAAAAGTAA
- a CDS encoding aminotransferase class V-fold PLP-dependent enzyme, whose amino-acid sequence MKNLEEYFGQFRENIVGYHKTFTSPYGEKRIVYADWIASGRLYKPIEEKISKLFGPLVGNTHSESSETGTSMTHAYHEAHEIIKKHCNASKDDVIITAGSGMTGLICKLQRLLGLKIPEQLKDYLKLPEELRPIVFVTHMEHHSNHTTWLETIADVIVIAPTDEGLVEVNDLERLLIKYKNRQLKIGAFSACSNVTGIELPVHKLAKIVHKHGGYCFVDFACSAPYVKIDMHPSDPLEKLDAIYFSPHKFLGGPGSSGVLIFDSQLYKNKVPDQPGGGTVDWTNPWGQHKFVSNIEAREDGGTPAFLQAIKAALCIKLKEEINVDKMRKREEELIKIAFDEMLKIPGMHILAHHIIHRLGAISFYVDDIHYNLIVKLLNDRYGIQTRGGCSCAGTYGHYLLHVDPQRSKRITDKIDQGDLSEKPGWVRMSIHPTMTNEELYLITNGLKEIVANIDKWQKDYTYDIHKNEFFHISTNGSEKERIKSWFDLSQKESIEID is encoded by the coding sequence ATGAAAAACCTCGAAGAATATTTCGGTCAATTCAGAGAAAATATTGTAGGCTACCATAAAACTTTCACTTCGCCTTATGGCGAGAAGAGAATTGTTTATGCTGACTGGATTGCAAGCGGACGTTTATACAAACCAATTGAGGAAAAAATCAGCAAATTATTCGGTCCGCTTGTCGGCAACACTCATTCCGAATCGAGTGAAACCGGCACTTCAATGACTCACGCTTACCACGAAGCTCACGAGATAATTAAAAAACATTGCAACGCGTCAAAAGATGATGTGATAATCACTGCTGGTTCTGGAATGACAGGACTTATCTGCAAACTACAGCGATTGCTTGGTCTAAAAATTCCCGAACAGTTAAAAGATTATCTTAAACTCCCCGAAGAACTTCGTCCGATAGTTTTTGTTACTCATATGGAACATCACTCAAACCATACGACCTGGCTTGAAACAATCGCTGATGTAATTGTTATTGCTCCGACAGATGAAGGTTTGGTTGAGGTGAACGATCTTGAAAGATTATTAATCAAATACAAAAACCGTCAACTGAAAATTGGAGCTTTCTCTGCTTGCTCAAATGTTACTGGAATTGAATTACCTGTTCACAAACTCGCAAAGATAGTTCACAAACACGGCGGATATTGTTTTGTTGATTTTGCGTGCTCAGCTCCTTATGTTAAAATTGATATGCATCCATCCGATCCTCTGGAAAAACTTGATGCGATATATTTTTCTCCTCATAAATTTCTCGGTGGTCCCGGTTCTTCGGGTGTTTTGATTTTCGACTCACAGCTTTATAAAAACAAAGTTCCGGATCAGCCCGGCGGAGGAACAGTTGACTGGACAAATCCGTGGGGTCAGCACAAATTTGTTTCCAACATCGAAGCTCGTGAAGACGGTGGAACTCCGGCTTTTTTGCAGGCGATCAAAGCTGCATTATGCATCAAGCTGAAAGAAGAAATAAATGTTGATAAAATGCGGAAGAGGGAAGAGGAATTGATCAAAATTGCATTTGATGAGATGCTTAAGATTCCCGGTATGCACATACTTGCACATCACATTATACATCGTCTCGGTGCAATTTCATTTTATGTTGATGATATTCATTACAACTTAATTGTAAAACTTTTAAATGATCGATATGGCATTCAAACAAGAGGTGGTTGTTCCTGTGCTGGAACTTACGGACATTATCTTCTGCATGTTGATCCACAAAGATCAAAACGGATAACAGATAAAATTGATCAGGGTGATTTATCAGAAAAACCCGGCTGGGTGAGAATGTCAATCCATCCAACAATGACGAATGAAGAACTTTATCTCATTACAAATGGTCTTAAAGAAATTGTGGCAAACATTGACAAATGGCAAAAAGATTATACATACGACATCCATAAAAACGAATTCTTCCACATTTCTACAAACGGAAGTGAAAAAGAAAGAATAAAAAGCTGGTTTGACCTTTCTCAAAAAGAATCTATAGAGATAGATTAA
- a CDS encoding T9SS type A sorting domain-containing protein, with product MYATSSWSFSYPVGIFRTNNGGVTWENLSEGFNGSVSVRDAALNFSEHDYTYIAANSSLDTSGVYVKIDDEPWMLIGLNDEYISSLIIKNNLLYVGTNNGIYVRELISNVESEINPIKNENFVLYQNYPNPFNPTTIIKFEISYLETTRRVVSTTLEVYDIVGNEVATLVNEEKQPGVYEVEFDGSQLSSGIYFYTLSAGNFTATKKLILIK from the coding sequence ATGTATGCTACTTCATCCTGGTCATTCTCTTATCCTGTGGGAATTTTTCGAACCAATAATGGCGGAGTTACATGGGAAAATCTATCTGAAGGATTCAATGGATCTGTCAGCGTTCGGGATGCCGCATTAAATTTTTCAGAACATGACTACACTTATATTGCTGCAAATTCTTCATTAGACACATCAGGTGTTTATGTGAAAATTGATGATGAACCTTGGATGCTGATCGGATTAAATGATGAATATATTAGCTCACTTATAATTAAAAACAATTTGTTGTATGTTGGTACTAATAATGGAATTTATGTACGTGAGCTAATTTCCAATGTGGAATCAGAGATAAATCCAATCAAAAATGAAAATTTTGTGTTATATCAGAATTACCCTAATCCTTTTAATCCAACAACAATAATTAAGTTCGAAATTTCATATTTAGAGACGACTCGGCGAGTCGTCTCTACAACTTTGGAGGTGTACGATATTGTAGGGAATGAAGTTGCAACACTTGTAAATGAAGAAAAACAACCCGGAGTTTATGAAGTTGAATTTGATGGCTCTCAACTATCAAGCGGAATTTATTTCTATACTCTTTCTGCTGGAAATTTTACAGCTACAAAGAAGCTAATCTTAATCAAGTAG
- a CDS encoding cytidylate kinase-like family protein — protein sequence MTIGAYEKSKRYIESHTRSSDQKFIKRELYPCITISRQTGAGSKPVCEKLIQIMDEYSEFEGVKWAFFDRNLIERVLEDHNLPKQISEFMHEGKYKHLNAVVYEMLGLKPSEWTLVHKTTDTILQLARMGNVVIVGRGAHIITAKLKNTFHVRLIASLEKRVEHIKELMDMNEKEALTYIKKEDENRKKYLRSYFHVDIDDPLLYHMTVNTDLLTHRGAAYLIAEAVVQKFSHLFPQFAH from the coding sequence ATGACTATAGGAGCATACGAAAAAAGTAAACGTTATATCGAATCCCACACACGATCATCAGATCAAAAATTCATCAAAAGAGAATTGTATCCCTGCATTACTATTTCCCGCCAAACCGGTGCAGGTTCAAAGCCGGTATGCGAAAAACTCATCCAGATAATGGATGAATACTCAGAGTTTGAAGGTGTGAAGTGGGCATTCTTTGATCGAAATCTTATTGAAAGAGTACTCGAAGATCACAACCTGCCAAAACAGATTTCTGAGTTTATGCACGAAGGAAAGTATAAACATCTTAATGCAGTTGTGTATGAAATGCTCGGACTGAAACCTTCGGAATGGACACTTGTTCATAAAACAACCGATACAATCCTGCAGCTTGCACGAATGGGAAATGTGGTAATCGTTGGAAGAGGCGCACACATCATTACAGCGAAACTGAAGAACACTTTTCACGTAAGACTTATTGCATCGCTGGAAAAAAGAGTCGAGCACATAAAAGAGTTGATGGATATGAATGAAAAGGAAGCGCTTACTTATATCAAAAAAGAGGATGAGAATAGGAAGAAATATTTGAGATCATATTTTCACGTTGATATTGATGATCCGCTTTTATATCACATGACAGTCAACACTGATTTGCTTACTCATAGAGGGGCAGCTTATCTCATTGCCGAAGCTGTAGTTCAGAAGTTTTCGCATCTGTTTCCGCAGTTTGCACATTAA
- a CDS encoding thermonuclease family protein — protein sequence MEHTLYHYKAIVTSVYDGDTCTVDIDLGLSAWIRGEKLRLNRINAPELTGKERPEGLKSRDFLKSKISGKEITIETIKDRREKYGRYLAEIWIEDKKGKFININDLMVSEGFAKYQKY from the coding sequence ATGGAGCACACACTATATCACTACAAAGCAATTGTAACTTCTGTTTATGATGGAGACACCTGCACTGTCGATATTGATCTCGGTTTAAGTGCCTGGATTCGCGGCGAGAAACTGAGACTGAATAGAATCAACGCACCCGAGCTGACTGGCAAAGAAAGACCGGAAGGATTGAAGTCTCGCGACTTCCTGAAATCAAAAATTAGTGGTAAAGAAATAACAATCGAAACAATTAAAGACCGTAGAGAAAAATATGGACGATATCTTGCAGAAATCTGGATCGAAGACAAGAAAGGAAAATTTATCAACATAAACGACCTGATGGTAAGCGAAGGTTTTGCTAAATATCAGAAATATTGA
- a CDS encoding acetaldehyde dehydrogenase (acetylating) produces MILDKDLLSFQEARSLAAKAKEAQLEYKHFSQQQVDKIIKAMAEAGYSASEKLAKMACDESGFGVYEDKIIKNQFATKNVYESIKNLKTVGIVAEEANGKVLKIAEPMGVVCALIPSTNPTSTAMFKALISLKSRNAIVASPHPKTAKCTIEALKILSDAAEKAGAPKGLIQCLSEPTIEGTYALMHDKNISVILATGSTQMVKAAYSSGKPAYGVGPGNVPAFIERTANYQKAVADIVYGTTFDNGTLCSSEQSVIVDLPLKEKVVEECLTQGCYFVNAEEKEKLAKAIQTNLRINPEIVGKPATFIAKYAGFEIPENTKVLIAECNEVGKNEPLSIEKLSPILSFYVVDGWLEGCHRCIDLLQFGGIGHTMVIHSNDEPIIMKFALEKPAFRILVNTVASIGAVGYTTSLEPSMTLGPGTWGGSIISDNVSAKHLLNIKSLAFETNPINKGKSVDKFEVQKYKGGKDWFIKEIEERLRERAGNPPLKDVYTYSEKEKTVEEKPLPVKPVTYGTGITEEDIKKIIKEFR; encoded by the coding sequence ATGATTTTAGACAAAGACTTACTTTCATTCCAGGAAGCTCGCAGCTTAGCAGCAAAAGCAAAAGAAGCGCAGCTTGAATACAAACACTTCTCGCAACAGCAGGTTGATAAAATAATTAAAGCAATGGCAGAAGCTGGTTACTCTGCATCGGAGAAACTTGCAAAGATGGCTTGTGATGAAAGCGGCTTCGGAGTTTATGAAGATAAGATTATCAAAAATCAATTCGCTACAAAAAATGTTTATGAATCGATAAAGAATTTAAAGACAGTCGGAATCGTAGCAGAAGAAGCAAACGGCAAAGTTTTAAAGATTGCAGAACCAATGGGGGTTGTTTGTGCACTAATCCCTTCAACAAATCCAACATCGACTGCAATGTTCAAAGCATTAATTTCTTTGAAGAGCAGAAATGCTATTGTTGCAAGTCCTCATCCTAAAACTGCAAAGTGTACGATTGAAGCATTAAAGATTTTATCTGATGCTGCCGAAAAAGCCGGCGCACCAAAAGGATTAATTCAATGTTTGAGTGAACCGACAATAGAAGGAACTTATGCACTAATGCATGATAAAAATATTTCCGTAATTCTCGCAACCGGAAGCACACAAATGGTGAAAGCAGCCTATAGTTCTGGTAAACCTGCGTATGGAGTTGGACCAGGAAATGTTCCTGCATTCATCGAGCGAACAGCAAATTATCAAAAAGCAGTTGCAGATATTGTGTATGGGACCACTTTCGACAATGGAACTCTCTGTTCATCTGAGCAATCAGTAATTGTTGATCTTCCATTAAAAGAAAAAGTAGTTGAAGAGTGTTTAACCCAAGGATGTTATTTTGTTAATGCAGAAGAAAAGGAAAAACTCGCGAAAGCAATTCAAACAAATCTTCGAATCAATCCTGAGATTGTCGGAAAGCCAGCAACATTCATTGCGAAGTATGCCGGGTTTGAAATTCCGGAAAACACGAAAGTACTAATTGCTGAATGCAATGAAGTTGGGAAGAATGAACCTCTGTCAATAGAAAAACTCTCACCAATTTTATCTTTCTATGTAGTTGACGGATGGCTTGAAGGTTGTCATCGATGTATTGATCTTTTGCAATTCGGTGGGATTGGTCATACAATGGTTATTCACTCAAACGATGAACCAATAATTATGAAATTTGCACTCGAGAAACCGGCTTTCAGAATTCTCGTAAATACAGTTGCATCAATTGGAGCCGTTGGCTACACAACTTCACTTGAACCTTCCATGACACTTGGACCCGGGACCTGGGGCGGCTCGATTATTTCAGATAACGTAAGTGCAAAACATCTTCTTAATATTAAAAGCCTGGCTTTTGAAACCAATCCAATTAACAAAGGAAAAAGCGTTGATAAATTCGAAGTGCAGAAATACAAAGGCGGAAAAGACTGGTTTATAAAAGAAATCGAAGAAAGACTTCGAGAACGTGCTGGTAATCCTCCATTAAAGGATGTCTACACTTACTCTGAAAAAGAAAAGACTGTTGAGGAGAAACCTTTACCAGTTAAACCTGTAACATACGGAACCGGAATTACAGAAGAAGACATCAAGAAAATAATTAAAGAGTTCAGGTGA